In Thermodesulfobacteriota bacterium, the sequence GTCTGAATACCGGAAATGACCAGACCGGTTTTACCATCATCGAGCTTTTGATTGTGGCTTTAATCATAGGCATTCTACTTGCCATAGCTATTCCCAAACTATTCGTAGCCAGGTTCTCGGCCAACGAGGCCAATACAAGAAAGGCTATGCAAACTTTAAGAGACGGAGAATCTTTGTATTTTGAGCAGGACCTGGATGATGATGGATTGAGGAATTACACCAGCCAAATTGGCAACATAACCACAGGCGGAACTCTCCGCTGTCCTCCATCCGGTGGCAATTGCACAGAGGAGGATTCTCTTGTAGACAGTACTTTTGAAGGTGCCGTATCAACAGGTGCTTTAGCGGACTGCGTTGACCCAAAAGCAGGGTATTGTATCCGATTTGCATCGGATGTTGATGCTACTGACCCCTTAACGCTGCAAGCCGAGTACGGCTGGAAAGCTTCGATGACCAGTGCGCGTAAAACGGGCAGAAGAGATTTTGCCGTCTATGCTGATGGAGTCATCCGTTGTGCTCTAAGTCAGGAAGTAATAGGGGATCCGGGAGCGTTCCAGGCGGATCGTACCTCCAATGCATGTGATGATTGATATCTAAAACAATTCTATTTATTATCTTAGGGTTAGCTGTCCTCGGATATCATATAAAAGACCGATAGCCCCGTTTGACCGTGGTGAGCAATCTTAGCGCGCTGATTGATAGTATGCTTATCAATTACCGTGATTCTTTAGAAATTTCTTCTTGTAAATCAAGATTAAACAACTAATATAGTATTCATTTTTCCCTTTATGGAATAAAATTCTGAATGAGGTCTATTACCCTTCTTTCTCCCGCTAAGGTCAATCTAACCCTTGAGGTGCTCAGAAAAAGGCCTGATGGATATCATGATATAAGGTCTATAATACAGCCGGTAAGCTTATTTGATGAGGTAAAGGTTGTATTGGAAGAAGGAGAGGGGATAGAAATTGAATCTACCGGGCTCAAGATGCCTCTAGGAGAGAATAATCTTGTCTGGAGGGCTGCCGATATATTTAAAAAGGAGACCGGACTCGGGTTAAAAGTGAAAGTTTCGATAAAGAAAAAGATACCCCTAGGCGCCGGTCTCGGTGGCGGAAGTGGCAACGCGGCGGCAGTTCTTATAGGGATGAATAGACTAACGAAAAAGCTAAGGGAGGAAGAGCTTTTGTGGCTTTCACCAAAAATAGGAGCTGATGTGGCATTTTTTATCCGTTGCAGAAGCTCAATCGCCCAAGGCGTCGGAGAAAAAATCACCTTAATTATCAACTTTCCGCTTTTTCATTATGTGCTGGTAAACCCGGGGTTTCAGGTATCAACGAGGAGGGTATACGAGCTATGGGATGAAGCGGATGGAAAAACCTTAAAACAGGATGACTTAGAGCATACAATTTCACTTTTTAAGAAGAAGCAGTTTCCGCTTAGAAATGATTTAGAAAATATCACCTCTCTTATCTATCCCGAAGTAAAAGGGTTGAAAGAGAGAATGGTTTCCATGGGCGCTGAATCGGTCTCAATGACCGGAAGCGGTCCCACAGTTTTTGCTGTTTTTGAGGACGAAAAGAAGGCTAAAAGAATTTATGATTTTATGAAAGACAGCAAAGTATATAAAGTCTTCCTAGTTCAGGGGGTATCGGGATGGCATAAATTGTGATGCCCTGGTATTCAAACGCTTTTTATTTGCCTTCAAAGTGAAAGATTGGTAATATTCTAAAAATTATTTCCGATTTGTAACTATACCCTTTTTAAAAGCTCAACAACTGGGGCGTCGTCTAACCGGCAGGACTCGGGCCTTTGGAGCCCGCTATGGTGGTTCGAATCCACCCGCCCCAGCCAATTTTTAGTTTCCGGGTGCGTTTAGCAATAGGTTTCTTAGTATAATTGGTTGGCCAGCAACTGACTTGTCTCTAGTTGGTCAAATACTGTAGTAGCTTGAAATTAAACTAGCACAGCACTATTCTTTACTCATAGTCTTGAAAGGCCCCTCACTCTCCACTGCTATTTCCTCTTCGAATAATGAGAAAGACCCGGTCAGGGACCTGGAACTTCTCATACGCTCCCGCTACTGCATTATCTTCCTGGATACGGCGGAAGAAGACCGGGCTGAGATTCTTTTCCGTCACTTAGCCGATCGCATGAAGGTTCCCTATTTCTCATGGACGAACACTAAGGGCTTGAGGCGAATGGATATGGATGTAAAGGGTCCCGTTTATAACTCTACCGATATATCTATAGCCTTGGGACATATAGAACAGTCTCAACTCGCAGCGATTTACCATTTTCGCGGGCTTGGAGATTATCTTGAGGATAGGCTCATCGTCAATAAACTAAAGGATGCGTCTTTGCAATTTTCCAAGAATAACGGGGTGATAATAATAACCGGTCAAGATACCAATGTCCCCGACTTGCTGAGACCAATGAGTGCACTATTAAGCATGCCTTCTCCGCAAATTGAGGAGTATAAAGAGCTGCTTCACCATATCATCCGAGACCTCAATGCCCGGATTAACATGGAATTCGACATGACCCCGGAGGATATAAATAAACTCCTCAATAATATGAAAGGACTTACCCTTATGGAAGCAGAGAAGATTCTCACCAGAGTGATTGTTGAAGACGGTAAGTTAACTACAAAGGATATAAGACGAGTTATAGAGGCGAAAAAGGACATAGTAGAGCGCGAGGGGGTGTTAGAATATTATCCAGTCGAAGAAAGCATGGCGGACATAGCGGACCTTTCCGGTTTGAAGTCCTGGCTTTCTAAACGAAAGGAGATTATCACAGACCCTTTGAGGGCTAGAGATTTCGGGCTCTCATTTCCCAAGGGCATTTTGCTCCTCGGGGTTCCCGGCTGTGGTAAGAGCCTTTGTGCCAAAGCCGTGGCCATGGAGTGGGGACTTCCTTTACTCAAACTGGATTCTTCAAATCTCTACAATAAGTACATAGGTGAGAGTGAAAAGAATTTCAAAAGGGCAATAAAAACGGCAGAGAAATTATCGCCGGTTATTCTCTGGATAGACGAGATCGAAAAGGCATTCTCTTCATCGAGTGGTGTTGAGGATGGCGGCGTTT encodes:
- a CDS encoding AAA family ATPase; translated protein: MKGPSLSTAISSSNNEKDPVRDLELLIRSRYCIIFLDTAEEDRAEILFRHLADRMKVPYFSWTNTKGLRRMDMDVKGPVYNSTDISIALGHIEQSQLAAIYHFRGLGDYLEDRLIVNKLKDASLQFSKNNGVIIITGQDTNVPDLLRPMSALLSMPSPQIEEYKELLHHIIRDLNARINMEFDMTPEDINKLLNNMKGLTLMEAEKILTRVIVEDGKLTTKDIRRVIEAKKDIVEREGVLEYYPVEESMADIADLSGLKSWLSKRKEIITDPLRARDFGLSFPKGILLLGVPGCGKSLCAKAVAMEWGLPLLKLDSSNLYNKYIGESEKNFKRAIKTAEKLSPVILWIDEIEKAFSSSSGVEDGGVSRRIFGSFLSWLQDRKGDVFIIATANDVTKLPPEFLRKGRFDEIFFVDLPDAESRKSIFEIHLKKRGQEPSPFDLEQLVELTGGFSGSEIEQAIVSGLYTAFSEKKELTTEILVDEIRLTRPISITMSEKIAWLREWAKDRTVSAH
- the ispE gene encoding 4-(cytidine 5'-diphospho)-2-C-methyl-D-erythritol kinase; amino-acid sequence: MRSITLLSPAKVNLTLEVLRKRPDGYHDIRSIIQPVSLFDEVKVVLEEGEGIEIESTGLKMPLGENNLVWRAADIFKKETGLGLKVKVSIKKKIPLGAGLGGGSGNAAAVLIGMNRLTKKLREEELLWLSPKIGADVAFFIRCRSSIAQGVGEKITLIINFPLFHYVLVNPGFQVSTRRVYELWDEADGKTLKQDDLEHTISLFKKKQFPLRNDLENITSLIYPEVKGLKERMVSMGAESVSMTGSGPTVFAVFEDEKKAKRIYDFMKDSKVYKVFLVQGVSGWHKL
- a CDS encoding prepilin-type N-terminal cleavage/methylation domain-containing protein translates to MLSLNTGNDQTGFTIIELLIVALIIGILLAIAIPKLFVARFSANEANTRKAMQTLRDGESLYFEQDLDDDGLRNYTSQIGNITTGGTLRCPPSGGNCTEEDSLVDSTFEGAVSTGALADCVDPKAGYCIRFASDVDATDPLTLQAEYGWKASMTSARKTGRRDFAVYADGVIRCALSQEVIGDPGAFQADRTSNACDD